Proteins encoded in a region of the Clostridium beijerinckii genome:
- the mscL gene encoding large conductance mechanosensitive channel protein MscL — MFKEFKEFAMKGNMVSLAIGVVIGGAFSKIVTSLVNDIIMPLVGLLMGRVDFSNLFFTLGSGNFKTVQEAKDAGVATVNYGIFINNIIDFLIVAFSIFIIIQQISKLTKKKEENIIPDKKKCKYCCTEIDPKATRCPNCTSELKEK, encoded by the coding sequence ATGTTTAAAGAATTTAAAGAATTTGCTATGAAAGGAAACATGGTTAGTCTTGCGATAGGAGTTGTTATTGGTGGAGCTTTTAGCAAAATTGTTACATCTTTAGTTAATGATATTATAATGCCACTAGTTGGCTTATTGATGGGAAGAGTTGATTTCTCCAATTTATTTTTTACTTTAGGAAGTGGGAATTTTAAAACTGTTCAAGAAGCTAAAGATGCAGGAGTAGCTACAGTTAACTATGGGATATTTATAAATAATATAATAGATTTTCTGATTGTAGCATTCTCAATTTTTATTATTATACAGCAAATAAGCAAACTTACCAAGAAAAAGGAAGAAAATATTATTCCTGATAAGAAAAAGTGTAAATACTGCTGTACTGAAATTGATCCGAAGGCAACAAGATGTCCTAATTGTACATCTGAATTGAAAGAAAAATAG